One part of the Deltaproteobacteria bacterium genome encodes these proteins:
- the nusG gene encoding transcription termination/antitermination protein NusG, with protein sequence MALEWYVVHVYSGFESKVKMALEERVASSRHKDKFGQVLVPTEQVIEMVKGKRRTSQRKFYPGYILVQMDLDDETWHLVNDTAKVTGFLGGHDRPTPLSEEEASRIVDQIEAGKLKPQPKYQFDVGDEIRVVDGPFSNFNGTVDAVNPEKGKVRVLVSIFGRATPVELEFVQVIKV encoded by the coding sequence TTGGCTTTGGAATGGTATGTTGTCCACGTTTATTCAGGGTTTGAGTCCAAGGTGAAGATGGCCCTGGAGGAACGGGTGGCATCTTCCCGTCACAAGGACAAGTTCGGGCAGGTACTGGTGCCCACCGAACAGGTCATTGAGATGGTGAAGGGAAAACGCCGGACCTCCCAGCGCAAATTCTACCCCGGCTACATCCTCGTACAGATGGACCTGGACGACGAAACCTGGCACCTGGTCAACGATACCGCCAAGGTGACCGGCTTTTTGGGCGGACACGACAGGCCCACGCCCCTTTCCGAAGAGGAAGCCTCCCGGATAGTGGACCAGATCGAGGCTGGCAAGTTGAAGCCCCAGCCCAAATACCAATTTGATGTGGGCGACGAAATCCGCGTGGTTGACGGCCCCTTCTCCAATTTCAACGGAACCGTGGACGCAGTGAACCCAGAAAAGGGCAAGGTGCGGGTCCTGGTTTCCATTTTCGGTCGGGCCACCCCGGTTGAACTGGAATTTGTCCAGGTGATAAAGGTTTGA
- the secE gene encoding preprotein translocase subunit SecE, whose product MGQLLRKKTPEQKKKTRERTAGQAEERQSAGAKDGAGQAVARLAGKAASQVPKASSFKAPQFYTASIQFLREVRVELKKVTWPSRKQATGSTIVMIIFVLVIASFLGMTDSGLAYLVRMVLGGGR is encoded by the coding sequence ATGGGACAACTCCTCAGAAAAAAAACGCCGGAACAGAAGAAAAAGACCCGCGAGAGAACTGCGGGCCAGGCCGAAGAACGCCAGAGCGCAGGGGCCAAGGACGGCGCGGGTCAGGCCGTGGCCAGGCTCGCCGGCAAGGCCGCGTCTCAGGTTCCCAAGGCCTCTTCTTTCAAGGCGCCGCAATTTTACACGGCCTCCATCCAGTTTCTGCGCGAAGTCAGGGTGGAACTGAAAAAGGTGACCTGGCCGTCGCGGAAGCAAGCCACAGGTTCCACCATAGTCATGATAATTTTTGTCCTTGTCATAGCCTCGTTTCTGGGAATGACGGACAGCGGGCTTGCGTACCTCGTGCGAATGGTCTTGGGAGGAGGGCGCTGA
- the rpmG gene encoding 50S ribosomal protein L33, which produces MRTKATLACMECKQRNYQTNKNKRTTPDRLEFKKYCRFCRRHTVHRETK; this is translated from the coding sequence GTGAGAACCAAGGCTACCCTGGCGTGCATGGAATGCAAGCAGCGCAATTACCAGACGAACAAGAACAAGCGGACCACGCCGGACCGCCTGGAGTTCAAAAAGTATTGCAGGTTCTGCCGTCGTCATACCGTTCACAGGGAAACGAAATAG
- the rplK gene encoding 50S ribosomal protein L11 has translation MAKKIMAQVKLQVSAGKANPSPPIGPALGQHGVNIMEFCKQFNAKTADQPGMIIPVVITVYQDRSFTFITKTPPASILLMKAAGLDKGSPDPKKIKKGQVTTAQVNEIAKQKMEDLNAKDLEGAVKTIAGTARSMGLEIV, from the coding sequence ATGGCAAAGAAAATAATGGCGCAGGTCAAACTGCAAGTGTCGGCGGGCAAAGCCAATCCCAGCCCCCCCATCGGTCCCGCTCTGGGTCAGCATGGCGTGAACATCATGGAGTTCTGCAAACAGTTCAACGCCAAGACGGCGGACCAGCCGGGCATGATCATTCCGGTCGTGATCACCGTCTACCAGGACCGCAGTTTCACCTTCATCACCAAGACACCTCCGGCCTCAATTCTTCTGATGAAGGCAGCCGGCCTGGACAAGGGCTCCCCCGACCCCAAGAAGATCAAGAAGGGGCAGGTGACCACGGCTCAGGTGAACGAGATCGCCAAGCAGAAGATGGAGGATCTCAACGCCAAGGATTTGGAAGGCGCGGTGAAAACCATCGCCGGAACGGCCCGCAGCATGGGCCTTGAAATCGTCTGA
- a CDS encoding 50S ribosomal protein L1, with product MAKTGKKHIEAKQKVDREMRYQVPAAIEAAVSAAHAKFDESLDVAVRLGVDPRHADQMVRGTCVLPHGTGKTVRVLVFAKGEKEKEALEAGADFVGAEDLVEKIKGGWLEFDKAVATPDMMGLVGKMGKILGPRGLMPNAKTGTVTPDVTRAVNELKAGKIDFRVDKAGIVHAPLGKVSFGPEKLVENLAAFFESIMRLKPSAAKGTYLRTIAVSSTMGPGVKIDPLAVKEVLK from the coding sequence ATGGCAAAGACAGGCAAGAAGCACATCGAAGCAAAACAAAAGGTTGACCGGGAGATGCGTTATCAGGTTCCGGCGGCCATAGAAGCTGCGGTATCCGCAGCACACGCCAAGTTCGACGAAAGCCTGGACGTCGCGGTGCGGCTGGGGGTTGACCCCCGCCACGCGGACCAGATGGTTCGCGGAACCTGCGTTCTTCCCCACGGAACCGGAAAGACCGTACGGGTCCTGGTTTTCGCCAAGGGCGAGAAGGAAAAGGAAGCCCTGGAGGCAGGGGCCGACTTCGTGGGCGCCGAAGACCTCGTGGAAAAGATCAAGGGCGGCTGGCTGGAATTCGACAAGGCCGTGGCCACCCCGGACATGATGGGACTCGTGGGCAAGATGGGTAAGATTCTGGGCCCGCGCGGCCTCATGCCCAACGCCAAGACCGGCACGGTAACGCCCGACGTCACCCGCGCCGTGAACGAGCTCAAGGCCGGAAAGATCGACTTTCGGGTCGACAAGGCCGGAATCGTCCACGCGCCCCTGGGGAAGGTCTCGTTCGGCCCGGAAAAGCTGGTGGAAAACCTGGCGGCCTTTTTCGAATCCATCATGCGCTTAAAGCCTTCCGCTGCCAAGGGCACCTATCTTCGCACCATCGCAGTTTCCAGCACCATGGGGCCCGGAGTCAAGATCGATCCGCTCGCGGTGAAGGAAGTTTTGAAGTAA